In Anaerolineales bacterium, a single genomic region encodes these proteins:
- the dnaA gene encoding chromosomal replication initiator protein DnaA, whose product MNPEQAWQAALGQFQLEMNKATYDTWVRDARFLCYENGVFTIGVSNGYARDWLEDRLTGLARKILTGIWGQPVEVKFEVGKPESTEEAESVEEGTAAPASDEGVPITIPIRPTGNNLNPRYTFSSFVVGNSNRLAHAASLAVADNPAQAYNPLFLYGGVGLGKTHLLHAIGNSCIEHGLMVLYVTSEDFTNDLINSIRSHTTDAFREKYRRIDVLLIDDVQFIAGKESTQEEFFHTFNALHGQNRQLVLSSDRPPKAMVTLEERLRSRFEWGLTADIQPPDIETRMAILRSKAERAGRTMPPEILELIARRVQSNIRELEGALIRVLALSDLGGIPVGPELVESALSDMLPKNRRIAPTAIIDAVAGQFGIERDKLLGRERSKDVVLPRQVAMYLIREETNASLPEIGNAMGGRDHTTVMYGCDKINDLMEQDDKLRRQIMSIRQQLYQPTITA is encoded by the coding sequence ATGAATCCGGAACAAGCGTGGCAGGCGGCACTCGGTCAATTCCAGCTGGAAATGAACAAGGCGACGTATGATACGTGGGTGCGCGACGCCCGGTTCCTCTGCTATGAAAACGGCGTTTTCACCATCGGCGTCTCCAACGGATACGCGCGGGATTGGCTGGAAGACCGCTTGACGGGACTGGCCAGAAAAATCCTCACCGGGATTTGGGGCCAACCCGTTGAAGTGAAATTCGAAGTTGGAAAACCCGAAAGCACGGAAGAGGCGGAATCCGTGGAGGAGGGAACGGCGGCTCCGGCGTCGGACGAAGGAGTGCCGATCACCATCCCCATCCGCCCAACCGGCAACAACCTCAACCCCCGGTATACTTTTTCCTCCTTCGTGGTCGGGAACAGCAACCGCTTGGCGCATGCCGCCAGCCTGGCTGTCGCCGATAATCCGGCCCAAGCCTATAACCCGCTTTTTCTTTACGGCGGGGTGGGGCTGGGGAAGACCCATCTGCTGCACGCGATCGGAAATTCTTGCATCGAACACGGACTCATGGTGCTGTACGTCACTTCCGAAGATTTCACCAACGACCTGATCAACTCGATCCGTTCCCATACCACCGACGCCTTCCGGGAAAAATACCGCCGCATCGACGTCCTGCTCATCGACGACGTGCAGTTCATCGCCGGGAAAGAATCAACCCAGGAGGAGTTTTTCCACACGTTCAATGCATTGCACGGCCAGAACCGCCAGCTTGTGCTTTCTTCGGACCGCCCGCCTAAGGCGATGGTAACTCTGGAGGAGCGCCTTCGGTCGCGGTTTGAATGGGGTCTGACGGCCGACATCCAGCCGCCCGATATCGAGACCCGGATGGCCATCCTGCGATCGAAAGCGGAACGAGCCGGCAGGACAATGCCTCCGGAGATCCTCGAGCTGATCGCCCGCAGAGTCCAAAGCAACATCCGTGAGTTGGAAGGGGCACTGATCCGCGTTTTGGCGCTTTCCGATTTGGGCGGCATTCCCGTAGGGCCGGAACTTGTCGAATCGGCCTTATCGGATATGCTCCCGAAAAACAGGCGCATCGCACCGACCGCTATCATCGACGCGGTTGCGGGGCAATTCGGCATCGAAAGGGATAAACTCCTTGGCCGGGAACGCTCAAAAGACGTGGTGCTTCCCCGGCAGGTCGCTATGTACCTGATCCGCGAGGAGACCAACGCCTCCCTGCCGGAAATCGGAAACGCCATGGGCGGACGCGATCACACTACCGTGATGTACGGCTGCGATAAGATCAACGACCTGATGGAACAAGACGACAAACTCCGCCGGCAAATTATGTCCATCCGCCAGCAACTGTACCAACCCACAATCACTGCCTGA
- the gatC gene encoding Asp-tRNA(Asn)/Glu-tRNA(Gln) amidotransferase subunit GatC, whose product MRYNPAMPLTRKEVEHIAALAHLQLSTEEVEKFCQQLTSILEYADRLRQVETASISPTTTVLPLRSVLRDDSVGESLDRDDGLANAPEQERHMFRIPPVFD is encoded by the coding sequence GTGCGGTATAATCCCGCCATGCCGCTGACACGCAAAGAAGTGGAACACATTGCCGCGTTGGCCCACCTCCAATTGTCCACGGAAGAAGTGGAGAAATTCTGCCAGCAATTGACCAGTATTCTGGAATATGCGGATCGACTGCGGCAGGTGGAAACGGCATCCATCTCTCCCACGACGACGGTGCTTCCCCTGCGTTCGGTTCTCCGGGACGATTCGGTGGGAGAATCCCTCGACCGGGACGACGGGTTGGCCAATGCGCCGGAACAAGAACGGCACATGTTCCGGATTCCACCCGTATTCGACTGA
- the gatA gene encoding Asp-tRNA(Asn)/Glu-tRNA(Gln) amidotransferase subunit GatA — protein sequence MNPLDLTLRQAAASLRNGTLSSAELLDCVRKRAEQANPKIHAYLQTADGEAEEAAREADAKWAAFRKGGEAPGLLCGIPLAVKDVLCIKGYRCTCGSKILENFVPPYTATAVHRLVAAGAIPLGKTNTDEFAMGSSTENSAYGYTRNPWDPDRVPGGSSGGSAAAVAARMAPAALGTDTGGSVRQPAAYCGVVGLKPSYGRVSRYGLIAFGSSLDCVGVLSQTVEDAAFLLEVMAGYDPLDSTALPDPVPGYCGSMSGEPDLHGLRVGVPKEYFPPGIQPDVDRSVREAIAVLQSLGADIREVSLPNTEFALPVYYIVAPAEASANLARYDGVRFGLRKEAQGLRDLYERTRGAGFGPEVKRRIMLGTYALSAGYYDAYYGQAQKVRTLIKADFDNAFRSVDIIASPVTPTTAFRIGEKVDDPLSMYMEDLLTLPASLAGIPGMSIPCGRDSTGLPIGLQLSGPFLGEETLVRVGWAFQQATRWHMEAPSL from the coding sequence ATGAATCCCCTTGACCTCACACTACGGCAGGCGGCGGCTTCCCTCCGCAACGGAACGTTGAGCAGTGCGGAACTCTTGGATTGCGTCCGCAAGCGGGCGGAACAGGCGAATCCGAAAATTCATGCCTATCTGCAAACAGCGGATGGAGAAGCGGAGGAAGCGGCCCGAGAAGCGGATGCAAAGTGGGCTGCGTTCCGAAAGGGAGGCGAGGCTCCGGGCCTGCTGTGCGGAATTCCTCTCGCGGTGAAGGACGTCCTCTGCATTAAGGGATACCGATGCACGTGCGGCTCGAAGATTCTCGAAAATTTCGTCCCGCCGTACACGGCCACGGCCGTTCACCGGCTGGTGGCTGCGGGAGCGATCCCCTTGGGGAAGACCAACACAGACGAATTTGCCATGGGATCCTCCACAGAGAATTCCGCCTATGGATACACCCGCAATCCATGGGATCCAGACCGGGTTCCCGGCGGGTCCAGCGGCGGAAGCGCCGCGGCCGTAGCGGCCCGGATGGCGCCCGCCGCCCTTGGCACCGATACCGGCGGGAGCGTCCGGCAGCCCGCTGCCTATTGCGGCGTGGTCGGATTAAAACCTTCTTACGGACGGGTATCCCGATACGGATTAATCGCCTTTGGTTCGTCTTTGGATTGCGTCGGCGTCCTTTCGCAGACGGTCGAAGACGCGGCTTTCCTGTTGGAGGTCATGGCCGGTTACGACCCGTTGGATTCCACCGCTCTTCCGGATCCGGTTCCAGGATACTGCGGATCGATGAGTGGAGAACCGGATTTGCACGGCTTGCGGGTCGGGGTGCCGAAAGAATATTTCCCCCCCGGCATCCAACCCGATGTCGATCGGTCTGTCCGCGAGGCGATCGCCGTTCTGCAATCCCTGGGAGCGGACATCCGGGAGGTGTCGCTGCCCAACACGGAGTTCGCGCTTCCGGTGTACTACATCGTGGCGCCGGCGGAGGCTTCCGCAAATTTGGCCCGCTACGACGGCGTGCGTTTCGGACTGCGGAAGGAAGCCCAAGGATTGCGCGATCTGTACGAGCGCACGCGCGGTGCGGGATTCGGGCCTGAGGTGAAGCGGCGGATTATGCTGGGGACCTACGCCCTCTCGGCCGGATACTACGACGCCTACTACGGACAGGCGCAGAAAGTCCGGACGTTGATCAAGGCTGATTTCGACAACGCCTTCCGATCGGTCGACATCATCGCCTCGCCCGTTACGCCAACAACCGCCTTCCGTATTGGAGAGAAAGTGGATGACCCGCTTTCCATGTACATGGAGGATCTACTCACCCTGCCGGCCAGCTTGGCGGGTATTCCGGGGATGTCGATCCCATGCGGTCGGGATTCCACAGGACTCCCCATCGGCTTGCAGCTCAGCGGGCCGTTTTTGGGTGAAGAGACCCTTGTGCGGGTCGGATGGGCGTTCCAGCAGGCAACCCGTTGGCACATGGAGGCACCCAGCCTATGA